The following proteins are co-located in the Burkholderia sp. HI2500 genome:
- a CDS encoding energy-coupling factor ABC transporter permease has translation MGFLFTPLPLWVGIGGWIAAVALLALAIWNRPFVRLQDATLQHVWLALVTAIAVLWASNAWLDDGIVMHLLGATLLVTLFDWTLALIAMGAVTAVAAIIFDAPWQGIGLTYLIYGALPVAVSALLQRAALAWLPHNLASFITGQGFLSPAIAIIAVAAAAAGVQLALADGVPVVIPAGYLLNTALLALGEAWFTGMATALIAVYRPAWVTTFDVRRYRLGGPRA, from the coding sequence ATGGGTTTTCTTTTCACACCGCTTCCGCTCTGGGTTGGCATCGGTGGCTGGATCGCCGCCGTGGCCCTGCTCGCGCTCGCGATCTGGAATCGTCCCTTCGTGCGCCTGCAGGACGCCACGCTCCAGCACGTGTGGCTCGCGCTCGTCACCGCCATTGCGGTCCTCTGGGCCTCGAATGCGTGGCTCGACGATGGCATCGTCATGCATCTGCTTGGCGCGACGCTGCTCGTCACGCTGTTCGACTGGACACTCGCACTGATCGCGATGGGCGCCGTCACGGCGGTCGCCGCGATCATCTTCGATGCGCCCTGGCAGGGCATTGGCCTGACCTATCTGATCTACGGCGCGCTGCCGGTCGCCGTGTCGGCATTGCTGCAGCGCGCCGCACTCGCATGGTTGCCGCACAATCTCGCGTCGTTCATTACCGGCCAGGGATTCCTGTCGCCCGCCATCGCGATCATCGCGGTTGCCGCTGCCGCTGCCGGGGTCCAGCTCGCGCTCGCGGATGGCGTTCCCGTCGTGATTCCGGCCGGCTATCTGCTGAACACCGCGCTGCTCGCACTCGGCGAAGCGTGGTTCACCGGCATGGCGACCGCACTCATCGCTGTCTATCGTCCCGCGTGGGTCACGACCTTCGACGTCCGGCGCTATCGTCTCGGCGGCCCGCGCGCCTGA
- a CDS encoding BspC domain-containing protein, protein MSHSLLTNNQMDSSPASLRIFRALGKLAACIAGLSLALPTPAFADLLDQRSELINKFVNEMHADPLAADCAAHGSFIASTSSAFDRVDFAPNAFDSGNATITPWNDSFDQGKQRVKVDNIVTVDGLGIHSDGSDATPLKFRCGYVGQQMLAFSWNDPVPPLKPRVERSSSSTKKFKGKSHRGKGKAKASGRTGSKKAVATKKSSGQKKVVKKTAKKS, encoded by the coding sequence ATGTCTCATTCGCTCCTCACCAATAACCAGATGGACAGCTCTCCTGCGTCGCTCCGGATTTTCCGGGCGCTCGGCAAGCTGGCAGCCTGTATTGCGGGCCTGTCGCTTGCGCTTCCGACACCGGCATTCGCCGATCTGCTCGACCAGCGCTCCGAACTGATCAACAAATTCGTCAACGAAATGCATGCCGATCCGCTCGCCGCCGATTGTGCAGCGCACGGCAGCTTCATCGCCAGCACGTCGTCGGCCTTCGACCGCGTCGACTTCGCGCCGAACGCATTCGACAGCGGCAACGCGACGATCACGCCATGGAACGACTCGTTCGACCAGGGCAAGCAGCGCGTGAAGGTCGACAATATCGTCACGGTCGACGGCCTCGGCATCCACAGCGACGGCAGCGACGCGACGCCGCTGAAATTCCGATGCGGCTATGTCGGTCAGCAGATGCTCGCGTTCAGCTGGAACGACCCGGTTCCGCCGCTTAAGCCGCGCGTCGAGCGCTCCTCGTCCTCGACGAAGAAATTCAAGGGCAAGTCGCACCGAGGCAAGGGCAAGGCAAAGGCATCGGGCCGTACCGGCAGCAAGAAGGCCGTCGCAACGAAAAAGTCGAGCGGCCAGAAGAAGGTCGTGAAGAAGACCGCGAAGAAGTCCTGA
- a CDS encoding response regulator transcription factor, with translation MRFLMLNSDAERRDGLKALLRQIDRHAGINDVPDSFQARRLLRNQRFDLVAIDWLDVGRLSELQALCSACSPTPVAVLVDETSPEAIQRFFNYGVAGVIPHSTRPHLIVRALEIVLLGGHYIPPIALRLLPSAAAARYDAHFQTLAGSLPRRPPSGLLSPRQAQIMRFVHMGSTNKMIARTLGISEGTVKIHLASIFQQLGAANRAAAVAIYNGWLSPHLEVLLANRSRARKPPIGEQGPVPLRTQRSNRPYPLPASIDSAQDLPIAAEPPARFRRER, from the coding sequence ATGCGGTTCCTGATGCTCAATTCAGACGCCGAGCGGCGTGACGGACTGAAGGCCCTGTTGCGACAGATCGACCGTCACGCCGGCATCAACGATGTGCCCGACAGTTTTCAGGCGCGCAGGCTGCTGCGCAACCAGCGTTTCGACCTGGTCGCGATCGACTGGCTCGACGTCGGCCGGCTCAGCGAGCTTCAGGCGCTCTGCAGCGCGTGCTCGCCGACACCCGTCGCCGTCCTGGTCGACGAAACTTCGCCCGAAGCAATCCAGCGCTTCTTCAACTACGGTGTCGCCGGCGTGATCCCGCATTCCACGCGGCCACACCTGATCGTGCGTGCGCTCGAGATCGTGCTGCTGGGCGGACACTACATTCCGCCGATCGCGCTGCGCCTGCTGCCTTCCGCTGCTGCGGCGCGCTACGATGCCCATTTCCAGACGCTCGCCGGGTCGCTTCCCCGGCGGCCGCCGAGCGGCCTCCTGTCGCCGCGGCAAGCGCAGATCATGCGCTTCGTCCACATGGGCAGCACCAACAAGATGATCGCTCGCACACTCGGCATCAGCGAAGGCACTGTCAAGATCCACCTCGCCAGCATCTTCCAGCAGCTCGGTGCCGCCAACCGGGCCGCCGCGGTCGCAATCTACAACGGCTGGCTGTCGCCCCATCTCGAGGTGCTGTTGGCGAACCGCAGTCGTGCGCGCAAGCCGCCCATCGGCGAACAGGGCCCGGTTCCGCTGCGTACGCAACGGAGTAACCGCCCGTACCCGTTGCCGGCCTCGATCGATAGCGCGCAGGACCTGCCGATCGCCGCCGAGCCGCCAGCGCGGTTCCGGCGCGAACGCTAG
- the yaaA gene encoding peroxide stress protein YaaA, whose protein sequence is MIIVLSPAKSLDYDTPAHVQSYTKPAFVDDASELIDGLRKLSPQDIATLMDISDPLARLNFQRYADWSSTFTPANAKQAVLAFNGDVYEGFDAKSLSSADLDYAQQHVRVLSGLYGLLRPLDLLQPYRLEMGTRFANARGKDLYAFWGDRITRALNEQLETRSGAARVLVNCASTEYFKSVKPKLLAAPVITPVFEDWKGGRYKIISFHAKRARGLMARFIVENRIADPKALKDFATEGYAFDAAASNDSTYVYRRRVGE, encoded by the coding sequence ATGATAATCGTTCTCTCTCCAGCCAAATCCCTCGACTACGATACGCCCGCGCACGTCCAGTCTTACACGAAGCCTGCATTCGTCGACGACGCGTCCGAGCTGATCGACGGCCTGCGCAAGCTGTCGCCGCAGGACATCGCAACGCTGATGGATATCTCCGATCCACTTGCGCGCCTGAATTTCCAGCGCTACGCCGACTGGTCGTCGACCTTTACGCCCGCCAATGCGAAGCAGGCCGTGCTCGCGTTCAACGGCGACGTCTATGAAGGTTTCGACGCGAAATCGCTGTCGTCCGCCGATCTCGACTATGCGCAGCAGCACGTGCGCGTGCTGTCGGGCCTGTACGGGCTGTTGCGCCCGCTCGACCTGCTGCAGCCGTACCGGCTCGAGATGGGCACGCGTTTCGCGAACGCGCGCGGCAAGGATCTGTACGCGTTCTGGGGCGACCGCATCACGCGGGCGCTGAACGAACAGCTCGAAACGCGCAGCGGTGCGGCGCGCGTGCTGGTCAACTGCGCGTCGACCGAATACTTCAAGTCGGTCAAGCCGAAACTGCTGGCCGCACCGGTCATCACACCGGTGTTCGAGGACTGGAAGGGCGGCCGCTACAAGATCATCAGCTTCCATGCGAAGCGTGCGCGCGGTCTGATGGCGCGCTTTATCGTCGAGAACCGTATTGCCGACCCGAAGGCGCTGAAGGATTTCGCGACGGAAGGCTATGCGTTCGATGCGGCGGCGTCGAACGATTCGACTTACGTATATCGCCGGCGAGTCGGCGAGTGA
- a CDS encoding DUF2863 family protein has protein sequence MRQRIAKRLPPDADKLVGLSLALFASGSRIEDRFWEAKLDALLSKIVRNGNQTTLDAALDHLQQNHPDAYGALADMAETHSESMVIEHDGQPFDALLVAVPVLAWTRYMIPSGPLKGDVADALRTHLQAHVLANGTLVGLAPFLYSIDQLPRHHVETYRLAQQLAHGAISRHTPKLSFGDLPETSPILADPRFLLAVVAAPAGAPLFRWQEEENGSRIERGQCLEQWTAQGGPNLSIALPGCEFECLLPDAYYSACRDADERIRPHTVRTAIRYLFDTLGAAPQELRAVVAGFGERRIDEYRVGFTRRASNDVIYGVVWPLYGRENGDMSIDSATLEGEAPIEGPVEEIVSLLKECGVTDVRRHAGRFEPEYCDDCGVPLYADPLGEIVHAEMPEDASPAQPHFH, from the coding sequence ATGCGCCAGCGAATCGCCAAACGCCTCCCCCCCGATGCCGACAAACTGGTCGGCCTGTCGCTTGCGCTCTTCGCCTCGGGCAGCCGCATCGAGGACCGCTTCTGGGAAGCGAAGCTCGATGCGCTGCTCTCCAAGATTGTCCGCAACGGCAACCAGACCACGCTCGACGCAGCGCTCGACCATCTGCAGCAAAATCATCCCGACGCCTATGGCGCGCTCGCCGACATGGCCGAGACGCACAGCGAGTCGATGGTGATCGAGCACGACGGCCAACCGTTCGATGCGCTGCTGGTCGCCGTCCCGGTTCTCGCATGGACGCGCTACATGATCCCGTCGGGCCCGCTCAAGGGCGACGTTGCCGACGCACTTCGAACGCACCTGCAGGCGCACGTCCTTGCGAACGGTACCCTCGTCGGGCTTGCCCCGTTCCTCTACAGCATCGACCAGTTGCCGCGACACCACGTCGAGACCTACCGGCTCGCCCAGCAGCTCGCGCATGGGGCGATCAGCCGGCACACGCCCAAGCTCAGCTTCGGCGACCTGCCCGAAACCTCGCCGATCCTCGCCGACCCGCGCTTCCTGCTCGCCGTCGTTGCGGCCCCCGCCGGCGCACCGCTGTTCCGCTGGCAGGAAGAAGAAAACGGCAGCCGGATCGAACGCGGCCAGTGCCTCGAGCAATGGACGGCCCAAGGTGGCCCGAACCTGTCGATCGCGCTGCCCGGCTGCGAATTCGAATGCCTGCTTCCGGACGCGTACTACTCGGCCTGCCGGGATGCGGACGAACGGATACGTCCACATACGGTCCGAACGGCCATTCGTTATCTATTCGACACACTTGGTGCAGCGCCGCAAGAGCTCCGCGCGGTGGTCGCCGGCTTCGGCGAACGCCGTATCGACGAGTACCGTGTCGGCTTCACGCGGCGTGCCAGCAACGACGTAATCTACGGCGTCGTATGGCCGCTTTACGGCCGTGAAAACGGCGACATGTCGATCGACAGTGCGACGCTCGAAGGCGAAGCGCCGATCGAAGGCCCGGTCGAGGAAATCGTGAGTCTGCTGAAGGAATGCGGCGTAACCGACGTCCGGCGGCACGCGGGCCGCTTCGAACCTGAATATTGCGATGACTGCGGCGTGCCGCTCTACGCAGATCCGCTCGGCGAAATCGTCCACGCTGAAATGCCGGAAGACGCGTCACCCGCCCAGCCGCACTTCCACTAA
- a CDS encoding M14 family metallopeptidase, which translates to MALSITSNFDAGAIDVVSCDSPDAIRLRVRGDTRSEFAQWFYYRLTGVRGERCVMTFENAAECAYPSGWRNYSAVASYDRVDWFRVPTTFDGKTMTIDHTPEFDSIYYAYFEPYSEERHAAFLGAVQQLPQASVVELGCTVEGRPMSLLTLGTPETDGVPKKKVWIIARQHPGESMAEWFVEGLVKRLAGWGDWAGDPVARKLYDRATFYIVPNMNPDGSVHGNLRTNAAGANLNREWMAPDAERSPEVLAVRDAIHAIGCDMFFDIHGDEDLPYVFVAGSEMLPSFTEQQGKEQTAFIEAFKVASPDFQTEHGYAASKYKEDALKLASKYIGHQFGCLSLTLEMPFKDNANLPDERVGWNGERSAALGAAMLAAILVHVDTFA; encoded by the coding sequence ATGGCCCTTTCGATCACCAGCAATTTCGACGCAGGCGCAATCGACGTCGTGTCGTGCGACAGTCCCGATGCGATTCGGCTGCGCGTGCGCGGCGACACCCGCTCGGAATTCGCGCAATGGTTTTACTACCGCTTGACGGGCGTGCGCGGCGAGCGCTGCGTGATGACGTTCGAGAATGCTGCCGAATGCGCGTATCCGTCGGGCTGGCGCAATTACAGCGCGGTGGCGAGCTATGACCGGGTCGACTGGTTCCGCGTGCCGACGACGTTCGACGGCAAGACGATGACCATCGACCATACGCCGGAATTCGACAGCATCTACTACGCGTATTTCGAGCCGTACTCGGAAGAGCGTCACGCGGCGTTTCTCGGCGCGGTTCAGCAGTTGCCGCAGGCGAGCGTCGTCGAACTCGGCTGCACGGTTGAAGGTCGCCCGATGTCGCTGCTGACGCTCGGTACGCCGGAAACGGATGGCGTGCCGAAGAAGAAGGTGTGGATCATCGCGCGCCAGCATCCCGGCGAGTCGATGGCCGAATGGTTCGTCGAAGGTCTCGTCAAGCGGCTGGCCGGATGGGGCGACTGGGCCGGCGATCCGGTCGCGCGCAAGCTGTACGATCGTGCGACGTTCTATATCGTCCCGAACATGAACCCGGACGGGAGCGTGCATGGCAACCTGCGCACCAATGCCGCAGGCGCGAACCTGAACCGCGAGTGGATGGCGCCCGATGCCGAGCGCAGTCCCGAGGTGCTGGCCGTGCGCGATGCAATCCATGCGATCGGCTGCGACATGTTTTTCGACATCCACGGCGACGAGGATCTGCCGTATGTGTTCGTTGCCGGGTCCGAGATGCTGCCGAGCTTCACCGAGCAGCAGGGCAAGGAGCAGACCGCGTTCATCGAAGCGTTCAAGGTCGCGAGCCCGGACTTCCAGACTGAGCACGGCTATGCCGCGAGCAAGTACAAGGAGGACGCGCTCAAGCTCGCGTCGAAGTACATCGGCCATCAGTTCGGCTGTCTGTCGCTGACGCTCGAGATGCCGTTCAAGGACAACGCGAACCTGCCCGACGAACGCGTCGGCTGGAACGGCGAGCGAAGCGCGGCGCTCGGCGCAGCGATGCTGGCGGCGATCCTGGTGCACGTCGACACGTTCGCGTAA